GTGCGTCACGGCGTGCAAGTTCTGCGCGTTCTACGCCCCGCCGAAGAGCGACAAGGGCTGGACCCGCGACCTGGACGACATCCTGCGCCGGTGCGCGGAGACCGTCGAGCTGGGCGGCACGCAGATCATGTTCCAGGGCGGCCACCACCCGGACTACGGGGTGGAGTACTACGAGACGCACTTCTCCGCCATCAAGAAGGAGTTCCCGCAGCTCGTCATCCACAGCCTGGGGGCGAGCGAGGTCGAGCACATGGCGCGGATCTCGAAGGTCAGCGTCGAGGAGGCGATCCAGCGCATCCACGCGGCCGGGCTCGACTCCTTCGCGGGCGCCGGCGCGGAGCTGCTGCCGGAGCGTCCCCGCAAGGCGATCGCCCCGCTGAAGGAGAGCGGCGAGCGGTGGCTGGAGATCATGGAGACGGCCCACAACCTGGGCGTGGAGTCGACGTCGACGATGCTGATGGGCACCGGTGAGACCAACGCCGAGCGCATCGAGCACCTGCGGATGATCCGGGACGTGCAGGACCGCACGGGCGGCTTCCGCGCCTTCATCCCGTACCTGTACCAGCCGCAGAACAACCACCTGAAGGGCCGCACGCAGGCGACCATCTTCGAGTACCTGCGGATGATCGCGATCGCCCGGCTCTTCCTCGACAACGTCGCCCACATCCAGGGCTCCTGGCTGACCACGGGCAAGGACGCGGGCCAGCTGACCCTGCACTACGGCGCCGACGACCTCGGCTCGATCATGCTGGAGGAGAACGTCGTCTCGGCGGCCGGTGCCAAGCACCGCTCCAACCTGATGGAGATGATCGAGATGATCCGGGGCGCCGACCGGGTCCCGGCCCAGCGCAGCACGACGTACGAGCACCTGCTCGTGCACGACGACCCGGCGAACGACCCCGTCGACGAGCGGGTGGTCTCGCACATCTCGTCGACCGCGATCGAGGGCGGCACGGCTCACCCCGAGCTGAAGATCCTCGCCTCCAACTGAGCCGGCCGGTCCGGGAGGTCGCAGTGCTGACCCTGCACGTCGCCGAGGCCTCGCCGGAGGCCGCCGTCCTGGTCGAGGGCGCGCACGTCGCCGCCGTCGGCCCGTACGAGGAGCTGGCCGCGGCCCGTCCGCAGGCCAGGGTGCGGCGCTGGCCCGGCATCCTCACGCCCGGGCTGCTCAACCCGTACGGTCCCGAGCTGCTGGAGCGGACGTACCACCCGGACCCGCGTGAGGCGGACCGGCTGGGCACGGAGCCGATCGGCGGGGAGCGGGCGCAGGCCCTGTTCCGCGCGGACCCCGCCCGCCGGGGCGCCAGCGCGCGCCGTGGTGTGCAGCGGCTGCTCGCGCACGGCACCGTCGCGATCGCGGGGGAGCTGCGCGAGCGGGCCGCGCTGGACGCGGTGCGGCGCGCCGGGCTGGCCGTGGGCCGGCGCCCGCCGTCGCTGCCGGGGCCGCCGTCCCTCTCCCCGGCGCCGCTGATCCTGCTGCCGCCGCTCGTCGCGGGCGGCCCCGCGCGGTTCGCCGTGTTCGACGTGCCCGACCGGGCGGCCCTGGTCCGGCTGGGCGCCGGCACCTGTGTGGCGACGGTCGTCGCGGGGCGGCTGGTGCACCGCCGCCGGTAGGCACGTCCACAGGCGCCTTCGCAGGCACGTCCGTCCAAGCGCCCCGCATCCGGTGACTCCGGGTGCGGGGCGCTTTCGCGTGTCCGCGCCGGTCCGCCGCTGCACGCGTATTGACGGGCCGCCGCGCCAGACCTTAGCGTCCGGCCATCCCTAATGTTTCGGGCTTAACTTCGAAACTTTCGAAGAAGCGATCTTCGAGACGAGGAATGAGGCTCCCTCATGAGATCGATCCGCTCCGCCGGCCTGGCCCTCGCCATCGCCGCACTCGTGCTCCCGCTCGCCACCGGCGTGGCCACGGCCGAACCGTCGGGCGACCGGCACGCGGGCCCCCAACGGGGCGTCCCGCACTCCCACGCGGCCTTCGACCGGCTGCGTCACGCGGCCCCCGAGGGCTTCCACGTGGGCACCGCGGTGGCGGGCGGCGGCCACCACCTGTCGCAGCCCTACCCGGACCCGTTCACCTCGGACAAGGAGTACCGGCGGATCCTGGCCCGCCAGTTCAGCTCGGTCTCCCCCGAGAACCAGATGAAGTGGGAGTACATCCACCCCGAGCGCGGCCGTTACGACTTCGCCGCGGCCGACGCGATCGTCGGCTTCGCCGAGCGCCACCGCCAGGTCGTGCGCGGCCACACCCTGCTGTGGCACAGCCAGAACCCCGAGTGGCTGGAGCAGGGCGACTTCTCCGCACAGGAGCTGCGCGCGATCCTGCGGGAGCACATCACCACCGTCGTCGGCCGCTACGCCGGACGGATCCAGCAGTGGGACGTCGCCAACGAGATCTTCGACGACCAGGGCAGGCTGCGCACCCAGGACAACATCTGGATCCGCGAGCTGGGACCGGGCATCGTCGCCGACGCCTTCCGCTGGGCACACGCGGCCGACCCCCAGGCGAAACTGTTCTTCAACGACTACAACGTGGAGAGCGTCAACGCCAAGAGCGACGCCTACCACGCCCTCGTCCAGGACCTGCTGAAGCAGGGCGTACCGGTGCACGGCTTCTCCGTGCAGGCCCACCTGAGCACCCGTTACGGCTTCCCGGGCGACCTGGAGAGCAACCTGCGGCGGTTCGACGCGCTCGGCCTGGAGACGGCCGTCACCGAACTGGACGTCCGCATGGACGTGCCGGAGGGCGGCCGGCCCACCGCCGCCCAGGAGCGCACCCAGGCCGACTACTACCGGCGGGCGCTGTCCGCCTGCCTGGCCGTCGAGGGCTGTGACTCCTTCACCATCTGGGGCTTCACCGACAAGTACTCGTGGGTGCCGGTGTTCTTCGAGGGCGAGGGCTTCGCGAACGTCATGACCGGCGACTTCGTCCGCAAGCCCGCCTTCTGGGCGCTGCGGGACACCCTGTGGGCGGCCCGGCGGGGCTGAGCCGCCGCCGGCCGTCCCGGCGTGAGACGCTGGTGCCGCTCGATTGGTCTGTACCTGCCATGAGGAGGTCCGGTTCCATGCGCGGCACCACCGTCCCGCCGGGGACACCCTGTCTCACGCCCCGTACCGGCGAACCGCCCCTGCACCGGCTGGAAGTGGCCGGCCCGGGGGCCGTCCCCTTCGCGGCGGGGGACTTCGACTCCCTGGGCCCGTACGCCCGCTGGGACCGGCCGCACCGGCACACCTTCTACGAGATCGTCCACGTGACCGCCGGTACCGGCACCCACGTCGTCGACCTCACCCGCCGGCCGCTCGCACCGCACCACCTGGCCGTGATCGCGCCCGGGCAGGTGCACCACTGGGAGGACGAGCGGGCCCTCGACGGCACCCTGGTGCTGTTCACCGAGGACTTCCTCGTCGACCACCCCGGCGACCGCGAGCTGCTGCGCCGGCTCGCCGGGCGCGGCTGGTTCCGGCCGCCGCCGGGGGAGGGCGAGCGGATCGGCGCGCTCATGACCGAGCTGGTCGGGGAGTACGAGCAGCGGGGGCCGGGGTACGAGGGCGTGCTGCGGGCGCTGCTGCACGTACTCGCCGTCCGGGTGGCCCGGCTCCCCGACGCGCCCGCGCCCGGCGTCCCGGCCGAGGGCCGCGGGGCCGCCGTCGCCCAGGCGTTCGTCCGGCTCGTCGCCCACCCCGAGGCGGTCACCTGGACGGTCCGCGAGTGCGCGGAACGGCTCGGCGTCACCCCCGGCCACCTCACCCACGCCGTGCGGACCGCCACCGGCCGCAGCCCGGGACGCCTGCTGATCGAGGCCCGCACCTGCCGGGCCCAGCGGCTGCTCGCGCACACCGAGCTGTCGGTGCGGCAGGTCGCCGCCCGCACCGGCTTCACCGACCCCGCCTACTTCAGCCGCTTCTTCCGCCGGGAGACCGGGCAGAGCCCCGGCGACTTCCGAAAACACCACAGTCGCGCACACCAGTCCCTCGAAGCCCCCCGGGCGCCCGCCTAGGTTCGGTCCCGTTCAGCTCGGTGTCGTTCCGACAGCCCCCCACTAGGAGCAGCCATGGACCACGCGACGAACGAGACACCCGACCCGGCCGGGGAGCCCCACGAGGAGCACCCTCCTCTCGTCCGCCGCAAGACGGTGCTGCGCGCCGCGCTCGCCGCGACGGTCGCCGTCCCCGCGGCCCTGGCCGGCGCCCCCGCGCTGGCCCGCACCCTCACCGCCGGGACCGGGACACCCCCGCTCACCCCGCCCTGCGACGACGGTGACGACCCCACCCCGCCGCAGACCGAGGGCCCGTACTTCAAACCGAACTCCCCGCGGCGCACCAGCCTGCTGGAACCCGGCCTGCCCGGCACCCGGCTCACCGTGAGCGGGTACGTCTTCGGCCTGGCCTGCCGGCCGATCTCCGGTGTCCTGCTGGACTTCTGGCAGGCCGACGCGAACGGCGCCTACGACAACACGGGGTTCCGGCTGCGCGGCCACCAGTTCACCGGCGCGGACGGCGCGTTCACCCTCACCACCATCTTCCCCGGCCTCTACCCGGGCCGCACCCGGCACATCCACGTGAAGCTCCAGGCCCCCAACCGGCCCGTGCTCACCACGCAGCTGTACTTCCCGAACGAGCCCCGCAACAACACCGACACCATCTTCGACCCGCGGCTGCTGATGACGGTGCGCGACGGGGGCGGCGGAAAGGAGGCGGCGTTCGACTTCGTCCTCTCCGTCCCGCAGGAGCCGGGCCCCGGCCCCACCCCGCCGCCGGACGGCACCTGGGCCGTCGGCACCACGTACCGGGCCGGGGACCGCGTGACGTACGCGGGCCGCGGCTACCTCTGCCTCCAGGCCCACACCGCGCAGCCCGGCTGGGAGCCCCCGTCGGCTCCGGCCCTGTGGCGGGCGGCCTGAGGCGCTGAGGGGGCGGGGCGGCGTTCTCCCGCGAGGCGCTCGGCGGGGGGACGCCGCCCCGAAGCGCGCACGTCGTCCGGGCCGGGGCGGGACCGACCGCCGGGCCGCCCGGGTGGGCACGCCCGCCGGGCGGCCCGGCTGCAACAATGAGGACGTGACCCGCGCATCCCTGGACAAGCAGCCGCACGAAGTCGCCTCGATGTTCGACGACGTGGCGGAACGGTACGACCTCACCAACGACGTGCTGTCCCTGGGCCAGGCCCGGGCGTGGCGCAAGGAAGTCGCCAGGGCCGTCGACGCCCGGCCCGCGCAGAAGGTGCTGGACCTGGCCGCCGGCACGGCGACGTCGTCCCTGCCGTTCGCCCGCACCGGCGCCTACGTCGTCCCCTGCGAC
Above is a genomic segment from Streptomyces glaucescens containing:
- the mqnC gene encoding cyclic dehypoxanthinyl futalosine synthase codes for the protein MTEKADFQSVLDRAAEGGRITPEEALDLYRDAPLHALGAAADAARRRRYAGVEHIATYIIERNINYTNVCVTACKFCAFYAPPKSDKGWTRDLDDILRRCAETVELGGTQIMFQGGHHPDYGVEYYETHFSAIKKEFPQLVIHSLGASEVEHMARISKVSVEEAIQRIHAAGLDSFAGAGAELLPERPRKAIAPLKESGERWLEIMETAHNLGVESTSTMLMGTGETNAERIEHLRMIRDVQDRTGGFRAFIPYLYQPQNNHLKGRTQATIFEYLRMIAIARLFLDNVAHIQGSWLTTGKDAGQLTLHYGADDLGSIMLEENVVSAAGAKHRSNLMEMIEMIRGADRVPAQRSTTYEHLLVHDDPANDPVDERVVSHISSTAIEGGTAHPELKILASN
- a CDS encoding imidazolonepropionase-like domain-containing protein; the protein is MLTLHVAEASPEAAVLVEGAHVAAVGPYEELAAARPQARVRRWPGILTPGLLNPYGPELLERTYHPDPREADRLGTEPIGGERAQALFRADPARRGASARRGVQRLLAHGTVAIAGELRERAALDAVRRAGLAVGRRPPSLPGPPSLSPAPLILLPPLVAGGPARFAVFDVPDRAALVRLGAGTCVATVVAGRLVHRRR
- a CDS encoding endo-1,4-beta-xylanase; this encodes MRSIRSAGLALAIAALVLPLATGVATAEPSGDRHAGPQRGVPHSHAAFDRLRHAAPEGFHVGTAVAGGGHHLSQPYPDPFTSDKEYRRILARQFSSVSPENQMKWEYIHPERGRYDFAAADAIVGFAERHRQVVRGHTLLWHSQNPEWLEQGDFSAQELRAILREHITTVVGRYAGRIQQWDVANEIFDDQGRLRTQDNIWIRELGPGIVADAFRWAHAADPQAKLFFNDYNVESVNAKSDAYHALVQDLLKQGVPVHGFSVQAHLSTRYGFPGDLESNLRRFDALGLETAVTELDVRMDVPEGGRPTAAQERTQADYYRRALSACLAVEGCDSFTIWGFTDKYSWVPVFFEGEGFANVMTGDFVRKPAFWALRDTLWAARRG
- a CDS encoding helix-turn-helix transcriptional regulator translates to MRGTTVPPGTPCLTPRTGEPPLHRLEVAGPGAVPFAAGDFDSLGPYARWDRPHRHTFYEIVHVTAGTGTHVVDLTRRPLAPHHLAVIAPGQVHHWEDERALDGTLVLFTEDFLVDHPGDRELLRRLAGRGWFRPPPGEGERIGALMTELVGEYEQRGPGYEGVLRALLHVLAVRVARLPDAPAPGVPAEGRGAAVAQAFVRLVAHPEAVTWTVRECAERLGVTPGHLTHAVRTATGRSPGRLLIEARTCRAQRLLAHTELSVRQVAARTGFTDPAYFSRFFRRETGQSPGDFRKHHSRAHQSLEAPRAPA
- a CDS encoding carbohydrate-binding protein, whose product is MDHATNETPDPAGEPHEEHPPLVRRKTVLRAALAATVAVPAALAGAPALARTLTAGTGTPPLTPPCDDGDDPTPPQTEGPYFKPNSPRRTSLLEPGLPGTRLTVSGYVFGLACRPISGVLLDFWQADANGAYDNTGFRLRGHQFTGADGAFTLTTIFPGLYPGRTRHIHVKLQAPNRPVLTTQLYFPNEPRNNTDTIFDPRLLMTVRDGGGGKEAAFDFVLSVPQEPGPGPTPPPDGTWAVGTTYRAGDRVTYAGRGYLCLQAHTAQPGWEPPSAPALWRAA